A stretch of DNA from Pelosinus sp. IPA-1:
CCATTTCCAATTGATGCTGAGACAATGAGAATCCTCTTTGATTTCATAGCCGCACCTCTTATTATTTAATATCTGTACCTTGACAATACCACATCGGTTGTAAAAATAAATTAGGATTACATTAACATTTTGTTAATTATACGTCCTGTTCCATAAAAAAACTGCCCAATATCGGCAGTTTTTAGTGTTATCCTTCCTTCTATTTCATCACAAGTATCTCAAGTGCTCTTTCTTTGGGCATTTTCACTAATTTTTCATAATCAGCAAGACGCCCTACATCCCACCAAGGGAAATCTTGAACGAAACCATAAATAGGAACGCCTTGTTCTAATAAAAAAGGAAAGACTTCCCCTGGTAAATCCACTTCATTGTCTTCAGGGTCAAACTTCTCGATATAAGGGAAAATACCTTCATCTAAAACATAAGAACCCATACTAACTGGTTCATTGAGATTTGTTTTTTCAAGAAACTTTATAATTCTTTGCTTTTTGTCCACCTCTGCTAATCCCACTTCTAAACGATATTGAGTGGAAAATACCACAGAAGACCCTCCATTATGTTTCTGGTGAAAGGCAAATACATCTTGATATTTTAGATGGCAAAGGGTATCACCTGGCACAACCAAAAAGCTTTCTTTATCAATTTCTAACAAGCTTCGAGCCCGCCATATTTCTCCAGCCTTGCCAGCAGGCAAAGCTCCATAACTATACTTGATTTTCACGCCCCATTTTTCTCCCCGGCCAAAATAATTTTCGATCTGTTCAGCTAAGTAACTTACAGCGACAACAAATTCTTCTACCCCACAGGAGATTAGATGAAGTAATACCCATTCCATTAACGGTTTTCCCTGTAAAGGAATCATAGGTTTCGGTATATAATCTGTGATCGGTCGTAGCCTAGTTCCTTTTCCAGCAGCCAAAATTAAGGCTTTCACAATTGCACCTCTCTTTTAGTAACTAAATTCTCAATCATGGATGCTGCTGCCCCTGCACCTCCATATACCCTACATAAATCTCTAAGATTCTCAGCCTTCTCCTGATAAGTAATGCTGGATAAGATTTTTTCTATAGCTTGCGCTAAGATAATCGGTGTTAAAATAGCCTTTTCTAAAACAATTCCTGCTCCATGCTTAGATAAAACAGCACCATTATCTTCTTGCTCTCCCATGGAGGGAATAACGACGGCTGGTTTACCACAGGCGAGACAATTCATAAGGGTAGAAGACCCGCCATGAAAAACCGTCACATCACTTGCTCGTATCATTTCAGTTCCTGGTACAAAATTAAAAATAGAAACGTGATCTGGTGGATTATACGATGAAAACTCCTCTGCTGAAAGCTCTAAACCAGCAGAAATTACCCCTCTTACGTTTGGCATCAACTGAAAAGTTTCTAGTACTAACTTTAAAAACTCCTCACCAATGAGTTTCGAGCCGCCACCAATGGTTACATATACCATTTTAGAATGACTTCCACCAATATGTTTCCTCTTCAGCTCCTCCTGCCCTGGTAACAATTCAGGATCTTCTAATAATAGGGGACCTGTATAGCGAACTTTCTCTTTTATAATGGATGCCCACTCCAACCCTTTTGCTAACTTTGCTTCTACCCCTAATTCTGGTATGCCCTCAAGTAAAATAAGATCAGCTGCCTCTAGTACTTCACGAAAAATTACCTTTATACTAGAATTATCTTTTACACCTTTTGAAAACATAGCAAGGGTTTTTTCTCCATGGGGTTGCAAGCAGGTAAATACAGAAGGAATACCAAGTATTTGCGCTGCCTGTACTCCTGTAAGGGTTCCACAGAGCATAATATCTGGGCGTTCCGTATTACCAACTTCAACCTCTTTTGTTTTTATCTTATCGATTACTTCCTTAATTTTTTTCATTTTTTCTTCTTGATTGTTTTTGTCCTCTCTTAATGCATCCGAAAAAGCTTCTATCTGAGGCATATCTTTAAACTCAATGACCTCTAAACCATAGCCACGAATCACCGGAATTAACTTACCACCTGCCAAAAACTTAATGTCGTGACCCCGGTGTTGAAGTTCCTTGGCGATTGCTACCACTCTCATGGTTTGTCCCATTATCGTACCAGTGCCCATCTGGGTGGAACACAAAACTTTCATCTTCAGTACCCTCCTTACTCTCGTGAATCATAACTTGACTTTTGGAAAGAAAATCATCTAGTAAATTATGAAGATAGTCTCGATAGTGCTGATGAATAATGCCTCTCACCTCAGGCTGAGAGGGAAATCCATTCAAACCTTGAAACGAAGCCTTTAAAGAACCAAAGGTATTTCCCAGTATGACCCCTAATAAGGGATTTTTAATTTTTGCATAGGAATACAAAAAACCTGCAGATGCCGAGTCACCACATCCAGTCGTATCGACTACTGGACCAAAATCCTTAACCACAGGTACATTTGCCCATAAGATACGCTCATCCCTTTTCCAAGCAACAAGAGAAGATTGATCCCCAAAGGTGATCCAACAGGCAGTTAGTCCCTCTTTCACTACGCTAGTGGCATACTCCACATATTCTTTGTAATGACCCATTTCATGACCAGCAACCCATTGGGCTTCTTTCGCATTCATCTTCAGAATATCGATACACCCTAACCATTCCCTTGGGTTCTCCCAATATTTATTAAATCGTTTCCCTTCTTTAGTGACACCTGTTACTAAACCATGAACATCAAGAAAAATGGTACCATGGGAAACACGCCGCCATTCTTTAGCACAAGCTAAGGGTATATCTGTTTCATTTAAAGGCATGAGCAAAATACACTGACAATCAGCAAGTAGCTTTACTTCCTTTAGAGCAATCGGGGACATTGATCGAATCTGCTGACTTACCCGCTCCTGTGAATTCAGATAAGTTAATTGGATTTCGGTGCCTTCTTCTCTTCCGACGTGCATATGTGACAATATGATATTAGGATCATTTAATAAGGCATAAATACTCGGTGCATCAGCCAAAGAGATATGAGATAAACAGACAACCTCATCCTTTGTACCTTCGAAAAGTTTAGCTAAGGCCAATACACTATAAGCCACAGCACCATATTTCTCAACCTTATCCCCTGTTGGTAAGGTTACATGGTCTTTTGAAATCGGTCCAACTACACCAACCTTCATCGCTTTACCTCCTTCCTAGGCATATCGTTCCTCTAACTTAACAATCTACATTCAATATGTAGTGTGACCCATATTAGTATCTACTATGAACATAAAAAAAGAGTTAGCACTAATGAAAGGTAGTAAAAGTATCCAGCAGTAATGAAAAAAGGCAGCTTCCATCAAGGAAGTTGCCTTTTTTTTGTTATTCATATCGTAATGCTTCAATTGGATCTAACAATGCAGCTTTGCGAGCCGGATATATCCCAAAAAACAAGCCGATCATAACCGAGAATCCAAATGCTGCAATTATTGAAAGTGACGAAATAATGGTTTTCCAACCAGCAACTGTTGATACAGCATAAGAGGAAACTATACCTAGTCCAATCCCTAGTACACCACCAGCCACACTAATTACCACTGCTTCTATCAGAAATTGTAATAAAATATTGTGATATCTGGCTCCTAAGGCTTTGCGGATACCAATTTCCCTAGTTCGCTCAGTAACCGATACCAGCATAATATTCATGATACCAATACCACCGACCAAAAGAGATAATCCGGCAACAACGCCTAACAATAATGTGATCATACTTGTTGTTGCATCCGCGGTAGCCATTACGGCAACCATATTACGCACCGTAAAATCATCGGGTGTAGTAGGTGCTAATTTATGACGTGCCCTTAGGAGAGCCTGAACATCTTCTTGGGCCTGATTAATGACATCTGTACCCGATGCTTGTATATTAATGCTTTGGACATATGTTATCCCCATCAAACGTTCCTGAGCTGTCTTTAAAGGAATGATAATGGTATCATCTTGATTTCCCCCAACAGACTCGCCTTTGGCTTCTAATACACCAATTACTTGAAATGGTGCATTATTAATCCGAATGGTTTGTCCAATAGGAGTTCCACCGTTAAACAAGTTCTCTGCCACTGTTTTTCCCAGCACGGCTACCCGTGCCCTAGTTTCAACATCCTGATTGGTAAAAAAGGTACCTTCCTCCATAGTATAACTACGTACTCCAAGGATATCAGGTGTTGTTCCCTGAACGCTTGTCGTCCAGTTTTG
This window harbors:
- a CDS encoding nucleotidyltransferase family protein, which gives rise to MKALILAAGKGTRLRPITDYIPKPMIPLQGKPLMEWVLLHLISCGVEEFVVAVSYLAEQIENYFGRGEKWGVKIKYSYGALPAGKAGEIWRARSLLEIDKESFLVVPGDTLCHLKYQDVFAFHQKHNGGSSVVFSTQYRLEVGLAEVDKKQRIIKFLEKTNLNEPVSMGSYVLDEGIFPYIEKFDPEDNEVDLPGEVFPFLLEQGVPIYGFVQDFPWWDVGRLADYEKLVKMPKERALEILVMK
- a CDS encoding glycosyltransferase, yielding MKVLCSTQMGTGTIMGQTMRVVAIAKELQHRGHDIKFLAGGKLIPVIRGYGLEVIEFKDMPQIEAFSDALREDKNNQEEKMKKIKEVIDKIKTKEVEVGNTERPDIMLCGTLTGVQAAQILGIPSVFTCLQPHGEKTLAMFSKGVKDNSSIKVIFREVLEAADLILLEGIPELGVEAKLAKGLEWASIIKEKVRYTGPLLLEDPELLPGQEELKRKHIGGSHSKMVYVTIGGGSKLIGEEFLKLVLETFQLMPNVRGVISAGLELSAEEFSSYNPPDHVSIFNFVPGTEMIRASDVTVFHGGSSTLMNCLACGKPAVVIPSMGEQEDNGAVLSKHGAGIVLEKAILTPIILAQAIEKILSSITYQEKAENLRDLCRVYGGAGAAASMIENLVTKREVQL
- a CDS encoding PfkB family carbohydrate kinase, whose translation is MKVGVVGPISKDHVTLPTGDKVEKYGAVAYSVLALAKLFEGTKDEVVCLSHISLADAPSIYALLNDPNIILSHMHVGREEGTEIQLTYLNSQERVSQQIRSMSPIALKEVKLLADCQCILLMPLNETDIPLACAKEWRRVSHGTIFLDVHGLVTGVTKEGKRFNKYWENPREWLGCIDILKMNAKEAQWVAGHEMGHYKEYVEYATSVVKEGLTACWITFGDQSSLVAWKRDERILWANVPVVKDFGPVVDTTGCGDSASAGFLYSYAKIKNPLLGVILGNTFGSLKASFQGLNGFPSQPEVRGIIHQHYRDYLHNLLDDFLSKSQVMIHESKEGTEDESFVFHPDGHWYDNGTNHESGSNRQGTSTPGSRH
- a CDS encoding ABC transporter permease — encoded protein: MFSESILIAFAGLKANKLRAMLTMLGIIIGVGAVIAMVSIGMGVRDKVESSIAGLGSNLLVVTPGAASSGGSRQAAGSGITLNEKDAVAIAQEIGGVNLVAPAVSRSYQVVFGNQNWTTSVQGTTPDILGVRSYTMEEGTFFTNQDVETRARVAVLGKTVAENLFNGGTPIGQTIRINNAPFQVIGVLEAKGESVGGNQDDTIIIPLKTAQERLMGITYVQSINIQASGTDVINQAQEDVQALLRARHKLAPTTPDDFTVRNMVAVMATADATTSMITLLLGVVAGLSLLVGGIGIMNIMLVSVTERTREIGIRKALGARYHNILLQFLIEAVVISVAGGVLGIGLGIVSSYAVSTVAGWKTIISSLSIIAAFGFSVMIGLFFGIYPARKAALLDPIEALRYE